A single Clostridia bacterium DNA region contains:
- a CDS encoding methyl-accepting chemotaxis protein — MTGLLSGYILINVVLGAALFMMRSNELAAAVLIALMIASGAGFLVWLNSAAGKIKNNIEVINKGQLNQNIKKTRIKMLDRLSSRINDFLFKIRGLIASFGDVSKRVMKDAHEVEKQAETIKYAAGEIASTIQSIAESVSNQAAYTQNMMDMIQSFARDAKDISENAETSLNVAKETKGTIEDSFGKFTDIRSKIEESKEYNKKVLTALGSLDDKIRAIDSITEAVEGIAAQTQLLALNAAIEAARAGEAGRGFAVVAGEVGKLADDSSQSAKEIKQLVDGITGQISELSLHIKEEADAIDKNLLYATEVLKKSDVINDTLTGNMHAAEKITVLTKEQIKNIDSIEREIEKINDITQQSAAVSEEIGASTQEQLATIESVHGHIVKLLERLEESDAIVGNFMKGFEVTGAIKGKISKAQALLNEMVQKENLLVMNEKTAEKYLKEQQKKSEYIELMAIIDGNGYLTAATVEVPDNFRDCSAKPYFTRAALGETVVSEEYISVVSNNYNISVSMPIQKDGVFKGVVMADININEN, encoded by the coding sequence ATGACAGGTTTATTATCAGGTTATATTCTAATTAACGTTGTTCTTGGAGCTGCGCTTTTCATGATGCGCAGCAATGAATTAGCGGCTGCTGTGCTAATTGCACTTATGATTGCTTCGGGAGCTGGTTTTCTAGTATGGCTGAACAGTGCTGCGGGAAAGATCAAAAATAATATTGAAGTAATAAACAAAGGACAGTTGAACCAAAACATCAAGAAAACACGCATCAAGATGTTGGACCGTCTGTCATCCAGGATAAATGACTTTTTGTTTAAAATCAGAGGGCTAATCGCTTCTTTCGGAGATGTATCCAAGAGAGTAATGAAGGATGCCCATGAGGTTGAGAAGCAGGCAGAGACAATCAAATATGCAGCTGGGGAAATAGCCTCGACGATACAAAGTATTGCAGAGTCTGTAAGCAATCAGGCAGCATACACTCAAAACATGATGGATATGATACAGAGCTTTGCACGAGATGCCAAGGATATCAGCGAAAACGCAGAGACAAGCCTTAACGTTGCAAAAGAAACAAAAGGAACCATAGAGGACAGCTTTGGCAAATTTACAGATATAAGGTCCAAAATAGAAGAGTCTAAAGAATACAATAAAAAGGTGCTCACAGCTTTGGGCAGCCTGGATGATAAGATAAGAGCCATAGATTCAATAACAGAAGCAGTAGAAGGAATCGCAGCCCAGACTCAACTTCTGGCTTTGAATGCCGCTATAGAAGCGGCCAGAGCGGGTGAGGCCGGCAGGGGGTTTGCGGTGGTTGCCGGTGAGGTAGGAAAACTTGCTGATGACTCTTCTCAGTCTGCAAAGGAAATCAAGCAGCTGGTCGATGGCATAACAGGACAGATAAGTGAACTGTCTCTCCATATAAAGGAGGAAGCGGATGCTATTGATAAGAATCTGCTATATGCAACAGAGGTATTGAAGAAATCCGACGTAATAAATGATACACTGACCGGAAACATGCATGCTGCAGAGAAAATAACAGTGCTTACCAAAGAGCAGATAAAGAACATTGACAGCATTGAAAGAGAAATAGAAAAGATAAACGACATAACACAGCAAAGTGCGGCGGTATCGGAGGAAATAGGCGCATCAACACAGGAGCAGCTGGCAACTATTGAATCGGTGCACGGGCATATTGTAAAGCTCCTGGAGAGGCTTGAAGAATCTGATGCAATTGTGGGAAATTTCATGAAGGGCTTTGAGGTTACTGGGGCAATCAAAGGGAAAATCAGTAAAGCTCAAGCATTGCTCAACGAAATGGTACAAAAGGAAAACCTGCTTGTTATGAACGAGAAAACAGCAGAGAAGTATCTTAAAGAGCAGCAGAAGAAATCTGAATATATAGAACTTATGGCAATTATTGACGGCAATGGCTATCTTACAGCAGCAACTGTTGAAGTTCCTGATAATTTCAGGGATTGCAGCGCAAAGCCTTATTTTACAAGGGCTGCCCTGGGGGAAACCGTTGTATCGGAGGAATATATCTCAGTTGTTTCTAACAACTACAATATATCAGTGTCCATGCCCATTCAAAAGGACGGAGTATTTAAAGGGGTTGTAATGGCAGATATAAATATTAATGAAAATTAA
- a CDS encoding class I mannose-6-phosphate isomerase, translated as MRPYKTNPVIVERVWGGSRLCGYNKSIQGSTIGESWETGSLEGDTPVLIKLIDARETLSVQVHPDDEFAFKIENEKNGKSEAWVVLECSEDAFIIYGFNRPVEKAEIMSLLGKGSIAEVLNYVKVRKGDCIYIPAGTVHSLGKGILAYEVQQPSDLTYRIYDWDRKDLQGKSRELHVDKAAEAINYSAKLPQITNIYNSLKDNFINIINCKHFESSYRCLKHKEFQSYEPGRFRAFTTISGSVVLRFEDSLILAHKGDTIIIPEEYDRTVSIEGLEAAEYIVTACNI; from the coding sequence GTGAGACCATATAAGACAAATCCTGTGATTGTAGAAAGGGTTTGGGGGGGAAGCAGATTATGTGGATACAATAAGAGTATTCAAGGAAGCACAATCGGAGAAAGCTGGGAGACGGGGTCTCTTGAAGGGGACACTCCTGTCCTTATCAAGCTCATAGATGCCAGGGAGACTCTGTCGGTGCAAGTGCATCCTGATGACGAATTCGCATTTAAGATTGAAAATGAGAAGAACGGCAAGAGTGAAGCTTGGGTAGTGTTGGAGTGTTCAGAGGATGCCTTTATAATATATGGGTTCAACAGGCCTGTTGAGAAGGCAGAAATCATGAGCCTTCTGGGAAAAGGGTCAATAGCTGAGGTACTGAATTATGTAAAGGTTAGAAAGGGAGATTGCATATATATACCGGCAGGTACGGTGCACAGCCTGGGCAAAGGGATACTTGCATATGAGGTTCAGCAGCCCTCTGACTTGACCTACAGAATCTATGATTGGGACAGAAAAGATCTGCAGGGGAAAAGCAGGGAACTGCATGTAGATAAAGCTGCAGAGGCTATCAATTACTCTGCCAAACTGCCCCAAATCACCAATATATATAATTCATTAAAGGATAACTTTATTAATATAATCAATTGCAAGCATTTTGAGAGCAGCTATAGATGCTTGAAGCATAAAGAATTTCAAAGCTATGAACCAGGCAGGTTCAGGGCGTTCACTACCATATCCGGCTCTGTTGTGCTAAGATTTGAGGATTCTCTAATACTGGCTCATAAGGGCGATACTATCATAATACCGGAGGAGTATGACAGAACTGTAAGTATTGAGGGTTTGGAAGCTGCGGAATATATTGTTACCGCATGCAATATTTGA
- a CDS encoding nitroreductase family protein — MELYDAIIYRKSTRKYSDQSLTDEQLQAVRGVVDTAERLYNNINLGIHLIENGQKIHQLLPGIIGGYGKVKAPYYLIITSEEKEGYLLNIGYTLQGVVLRLTTMGLATCWLGGNIKNNQMRDTIDVPEGQVPQLMIAFGYPEKGKSPFRRSSSEAKRKDVSEITSGAMDITWSRIISAIRLAPSAVNTQPWQFAFKEGTVHVYSVKSGNFLIRRFLDPFNFIDVGIALCHAMVAARHFSRNIRFTKDPSAVSKEYEYLTTIIEV, encoded by the coding sequence ATGGAATTATATGACGCAATTATATATAGAAAGTCCACAAGGAAATACTCCGACCAGAGTCTGACAGATGAGCAGCTTCAAGCTGTAAGGGGTGTTGTTGATACTGCCGAAAGGCTTTATAATAACATAAATTTGGGAATCCACCTGATAGAAAACGGTCAGAAAATACACCAGCTCTTACCAGGTATTATAGGTGGATATGGTAAGGTAAAGGCTCCTTACTACCTTATTATTACTTCAGAGGAAAAAGAGGGTTACCTCCTGAATATCGGATATACCTTGCAGGGAGTGGTGCTTAGGCTTACTACTATGGGACTTGCAACCTGCTGGCTTGGTGGAAATATAAAGAACAACCAGATGAGAGATACGATAGATGTGCCTGAAGGTCAGGTACCGCAGCTTATGATAGCCTTCGGATATCCTGAAAAGGGCAAATCCCCATTCAGGCGGAGTTCCTCTGAGGCAAAAAGAAAGGACGTGTCGGAAATAACCTCTGGCGCTATGGATATAACCTGGAGTCGGATAATTAGTGCAATAAGGCTTGCACCTTCAGCAGTAAATACCCAGCCCTGGCAATTTGCTTTTAAAGAGGGCACAGTCCATGTGTACTCTGTAAAGTCGGGCAATTTCCTAATAAGACGTTTCCTGGATCCCTTCAATTTTATAGATGTCGGAATCGCCCTGTGCCATGCGATGGTTGCTGCCCGGCATTTTTCCAGAAACATACGCTTTACAAAGGATCCCTCTGCTGTAAGCAAGGAGTATGAATATTTGACAACTATTATTGAAGTCTAA
- a CDS encoding metal-sensitive transcriptional regulator: MDEEKKDCSSCEDESGYKMSARTQKMRSSLVARLNRIEGQVRGIKGMVEKDIYCDDILNQIAAVQSAMKSVSRLILESHMKGCLVNRIQAGETEVVDELLETIEKMMR, encoded by the coding sequence ATGGATGAGGAGAAGAAGGATTGCAGCAGCTGTGAAGATGAAAGTGGATATAAGATGTCCGCTCGCACGCAGAAAATGAGATCCTCTCTGGTGGCAAGACTGAACCGTATCGAGGGACAGGTAAGAGGCATTAAAGGTATGGTGGAGAAGGATATTTACTGCGATGACATATTGAACCAGATAGCAGCTGTACAATCGGCTATGAAGTCAGTGAGCAGGCTGATACTTGAGAGCCACATGAAGGGATGCCTGGTCAATAGGATTCAGGCAGGAGAAACCGAAGTAGTCGATGAGCTTCTGGAAACCATTGAAAAAATGATGAGATGA
- a CDS encoding copper ion binding protein — MKKKINIEGMSCMHCVKHVEEALKEVAGVIKVTVDLNGKNAVVELDGDVQDSQLSEVIQEVGYDVNGITNL, encoded by the coding sequence ATGAAAAAGAAGATTAATATCGAAGGTATGAGCTGTATGCACTGTGTAAAGCATGTGGAGGAGGCTCTTAAAGAAGTGGCGGGAGTCATCAAGGTGACGGTAGACCTGAACGGGAAGAATGCAGTTGTTGAGCTGGATGGCGATGTACAAGATTCACAACTGTCAGAGGTTATTCAAGAAGTAGGTTATGATGTAAATGGGATAACTAACCTTTAA
- a CDS encoding MFS transporter — translation MTSNTEHKKDTDSDEIDGRRAKLILLAVAVGTFMSALDSSVVNIALPSISSHFKAPLFIIEWVVMSYLLVISSLLLTYGRLGDMYGHKKIYIAGFVIFTIGSLLCGVAPTIAMLIAFRAVQALGAGMLMSMGPAIVTDVTPAYRRGKALGITAVAVSVALTTGPVLGGFLTTHFGWQSIFFINIPIGIIGTFWVYKIVPNQSLCEVQNFDVAGAATVFLALMSILIPLSYTEKYGWGNSYIIASLIFGVLLLLLFVYIENKIKSPMMDLGLFKSRLFTMSNVSALINYMAQFSVTLLMPFYLMQLKGLPPSKAGLMLIPMPVTMMIVAPISGALSDRFDSRYISSAGMGLISFGIFLLSRLSFDSTTAYIILTLAIIGLGSGLFQTPNNSAIMGSVPGNRRGIASSMLATMRNMGMVMGVAVSGALFSSRLGYLKSVMSSQGIAGSKLEVASFMGALSFTLAVSSVLAAAAILTSLMKGSTKSE, via the coding sequence ATGACCTCAAACACTGAACATAAAAAAGACACTGACTCTGATGAAATTGATGGCAGAAGGGCGAAGCTTATTCTACTGGCGGTTGCAGTAGGTACCTTCATGTCAGCGCTGGATTCCAGCGTTGTCAACATTGCTCTTCCAAGCATAAGCAGCCATTTTAAAGCTCCTCTTTTTATTATTGAATGGGTGGTAATGTCGTATTTGCTTGTTATAAGCAGCTTGCTTTTGACTTATGGCAGGCTTGGAGATATGTATGGACATAAGAAAATATACATAGCCGGGTTTGTTATATTCACTATAGGGTCACTGCTATGCGGGGTTGCCCCGACAATAGCCATGCTTATAGCTTTCAGAGCTGTTCAGGCTTTAGGTGCCGGGATGCTTATGTCCATGGGGCCGGCAATTGTCACAGATGTCACTCCTGCTTACAGAAGAGGAAAAGCCCTTGGCATCACAGCGGTAGCAGTCTCTGTTGCCTTAACGACTGGCCCTGTGCTGGGAGGTTTCCTGACCACACATTTTGGCTGGCAGAGTATTTTCTTTATAAATATTCCTATAGGAATTATAGGTACCTTTTGGGTTTACAAAATAGTACCCAACCAATCACTATGCGAGGTTCAGAACTTTGACGTGGCAGGTGCTGCTACTGTGTTTTTAGCCTTAATGAGTATTTTGATACCCTTAAGCTATACAGAAAAGTATGGCTGGGGCAACAGTTACATTATAGCTTCACTTATTTTTGGCGTTTTGCTGCTTTTACTTTTTGTATACATAGAAAATAAAATAAAAAGCCCTATGATGGATTTGGGACTTTTCAAGAGCAGGTTATTCACAATGAGCAACGTATCTGCCCTTATTAACTATATGGCTCAGTTTTCTGTCACTCTGCTAATGCCTTTTTATCTGATGCAGCTCAAAGGACTTCCACCGTCAAAGGCAGGCTTAATGCTTATACCGATGCCTGTTACTATGATGATTGTGGCGCCTATAAGCGGAGCATTGTCAGATCGGTTCGACAGCAGGTATATAAGCTCAGCCGGCATGGGGTTGATATCCTTTGGAATATTCCTTTTAAGCAGGCTGAGCTTCGACTCAACCACAGCCTATATAATCCTGACTTTAGCCATAATAGGGCTTGGTTCCGGATTATTCCAGACCCCGAATAACAGTGCAATCATGGGAAGCGTCCCCGGGAACAGGAGGGGAATAGCCTCCAGCATGCTTGCCACTATGAGAAACATGGGAATGGTAATGGGGGTCGCTGTTTCTGGAGCTTTATTCAGCAGTCGGTTGGGATATTTGAAGAGTGTGATGTCTTCTCAAGGCATTGCAGGCAGTAAACTTGAAGTTGCTTCATTTATGGGAGCACTGAGTTTTACACTTGCTGTTTCGTCAGTGCTTGCCGCAGCAGCTATATTGACATCACTAATGAAAGGCTCTACCAAGTCTGAATAA
- the leuS gene encoding leucine--tRNA ligase: MPYSKDIDKKWQKKWEETELYKFHPENADKKLYCLEMFSYPSGAKLHVGHWYNYGPSDSWARMKRMQGYEVFQPMGFDAFGLPAENYAIKTGIHPQDSTLKNIATMEQQLREMGATFDWNYEVVTCAPDYYKWTQWVFLKLYENGLAYRKQAPVNWCPKCNTVLANEQVIDGHCERCETEVTRRNLTQWFFKITAYAQELLDMVDGLDWPEKTKKIQKNWIGRSEGSEIEFKVEGKDLSFKVFTTRADTLMGVTYVVLAPELELVNLLTTPEQKETVEAYKDYARKVSEIERLSTTREKTGVFTGAYAAHPITGERVQIWIADYALATYGTGCVMAVPAHDERDFEFAEKFSLPINRVVKGVGDADDKLPYTEYGVLVNSGKFDGITSGAAKTKITEELAKVGKGDLKINFRLRDWLVSRQRYWGAPIPVVHCEECGIVPVPEKDLPVMLPYNVEFTPDGESPLKKSDEFMNVVCPKCGKPAHRDPDTLDTFVCSSFYYLRYPDNKNNDEPFDKEWINKMLPVDKYIGGAEHAAMHLLYARFVTKALRDIGYLKFDEPFLSLVHQGTILGPDGEKMSKTRGNVVSPDTYIDEFGSDVFRLYLCFGFNYIDGGPWNDDGIKAISRFLGRVERMVERILELRNRKSRNEVSKDEKELDYVRHMAVKGVSKDAEIFQFNTSVAKMMELINALYKYDQDVENKNIPYLEGVVADLLKLLAPFAPHFAEEMWAELGYGYSIFNHQWPTWDEKALVKDTVELAIQINGKVKGKIEVISSTAEKEIEDMAMANPEIKAALAGKQVLKVIVIKSRLVNIVVK; encoded by the coding sequence ATGCCTTATTCTAAAGACATTGACAAGAAGTGGCAAAAAAAATGGGAAGAAACAGAGCTCTATAAGTTCCATCCTGAAAATGCAGATAAAAAGCTTTATTGCTTGGAAATGTTCTCTTATCCCTCAGGAGCAAAGCTTCATGTAGGACATTGGTACAACTATGGGCCAAGTGATTCCTGGGCAAGAATGAAGAGAATGCAGGGGTATGAGGTATTCCAGCCTATGGGCTTTGATGCCTTTGGACTCCCCGCGGAAAACTACGCAATAAAGACGGGTATACATCCACAGGACTCCACTTTGAAAAATATAGCCACCATGGAGCAGCAGCTCAGAGAAATGGGGGCGACCTTCGACTGGAATTACGAGGTAGTAACCTGCGCTCCTGATTATTATAAATGGACTCAATGGGTATTCCTGAAGCTTTATGAAAACGGTCTTGCATACAGAAAGCAAGCACCTGTAAACTGGTGCCCAAAGTGCAATACCGTTCTTGCCAACGAGCAGGTAATAGACGGACATTGCGAGAGATGTGAAACAGAAGTAACCAGAAGAAACTTGACCCAGTGGTTCTTCAAAATAACTGCTTATGCACAAGAACTTTTAGATATGGTAGATGGTCTTGATTGGCCGGAAAAGACAAAGAAAATTCAGAAGAACTGGATAGGAAGGTCAGAGGGCTCAGAAATAGAGTTCAAAGTAGAAGGCAAGGACCTATCCTTCAAGGTATTTACCACAAGAGCAGATACTCTTATGGGAGTTACCTATGTAGTGCTTGCTCCTGAGCTGGAGCTTGTAAACCTCCTTACCACTCCTGAACAGAAGGAAACTGTGGAGGCTTACAAGGACTATGCAAGAAAAGTAAGCGAAATAGAGAGACTCTCAACAACAAGAGAAAAGACGGGAGTTTTTACAGGCGCTTATGCAGCACACCCCATAACTGGCGAAAGGGTTCAGATATGGATAGCTGACTATGCTCTTGCAACCTATGGCACTGGCTGTGTTATGGCAGTTCCGGCCCATGATGAAAGAGACTTTGAGTTTGCTGAAAAGTTCAGCCTGCCAATAAACAGAGTAGTCAAGGGAGTGGGAGATGCAGACGATAAGCTTCCTTATACGGAATATGGAGTTCTTGTAAACAGCGGCAAATTCGATGGGATAACCTCTGGAGCCGCAAAGACGAAAATAACCGAAGAGCTTGCCAAGGTGGGCAAGGGTGATCTTAAGATAAACTTCAGACTCAGGGACTGGCTGGTATCAAGACAGAGATATTGGGGAGCTCCAATACCTGTTGTACACTGCGAGGAGTGCGGTATAGTGCCGGTGCCTGAAAAGGATCTGCCGGTAATGCTTCCATACAATGTGGAATTCACTCCGGATGGAGAATCTCCTCTGAAGAAGAGCGATGAATTCATGAACGTAGTTTGCCCCAAGTGCGGCAAACCAGCACATAGAGACCCTGATACCCTTGACACCTTTGTGTGTTCCTCGTTTTATTATCTCAGATATCCTGACAATAAGAACAATGACGAGCCCTTCGATAAGGAATGGATAAACAAAATGCTGCCGGTTGACAAATATATAGGCGGGGCTGAGCATGCAGCAATGCATCTGCTCTATGCAAGATTTGTAACAAAGGCATTGAGGGATATCGGATACCTCAAGTTTGACGAACCGTTTCTTTCCTTGGTTCATCAGGGCACAATACTAGGCCCTGACGGTGAGAAAATGAGCAAAACCAGAGGCAATGTCGTATCCCCTGATACCTATATAGACGAATTCGGTTCTGATGTATTCAGACTCTACCTGTGCTTCGGCTTCAACTATATAGACGGAGGGCCTTGGAATGATGATGGTATAAAAGCAATATCCAGGTTCCTGGGCAGAGTGGAAAGAATGGTTGAAAGAATACTTGAGCTTAGAAATCGGAAGAGCAGGAATGAAGTATCAAAGGACGAAAAGGAATTGGATTATGTAAGGCACATGGCTGTAAAGGGTGTGTCCAAGGATGCGGAAATATTCCAGTTCAACACCTCCGTTGCCAAGATGATGGAGCTTATCAACGCTTTGTACAAATATGATCAGGATGTGGAAAACAAGAACATACCATATCTTGAAGGCGTTGTTGCAGACCTGCTTAAGCTCTTGGCTCCCTTTGCACCTCACTTTGCAGAGGAAATGTGGGCAGAATTGGGATATGGATACTCGATATTCAACCATCAGTGGCCGACATGGGATGAAAAAGCCCTTGTCAAGGATACGGTAGAACTGGCGATACAGATAAACGGCAAGGTAAAGGGCAAAATAGAAGTAATATCGTCCACTGCGGAAAAGGAAATAGAGGATATGGCAATGGCAAATCCTGAAATAAAAGCAGCCCTTGCCGGCAAACAGGTTCTAAAGGTAATAGTAATAAAAAGCAGATTGGTTAACATAGTAGTTAAATAG
- a CDS encoding TIGR01212 family radical SAM protein (This family includes YhcC from E. coli K-12, an uncharacterized radical SAM protein.), with product MAKTWDEKRYHTLNHFLREKFGDKVFKISLDAGFTCPNRDGSVSTGGCVFCSPRGSGDFAGTAGNLVEQFHEVKSMMNKKWKAGRYIAYFQAYTNTYAAVETLRERYYSILNLEDVVGIAVATRPDCLPMDVLDLLEEINSKTYLWVELGLQTMHEGTAKLINRGYGLDAYVASVKELKKRNIEVVTHEILGLPAENKQEMLQTVDFIANTGTQGIKLHLLHLLKNTKLVEMHQRGEFQLMSMEDYVETVVDCIERIPESMVIHRITGDGPRDTLIGPEWSLKKFEVINAIEHLMMDRDTWQGKKYTPNKDIQNIFI from the coding sequence ATGGCAAAAACCTGGGACGAAAAGAGGTACCATACCCTAAATCACTTTCTGAGGGAAAAGTTTGGAGACAAGGTATTCAAGATATCATTGGATGCAGGTTTTACCTGTCCGAACAGGGATGGCAGTGTATCTACCGGAGGCTGTGTTTTCTGCAGTCCAAGGGGATCCGGAGACTTTGCGGGAACCGCCGGCAATCTTGTAGAGCAGTTCCATGAAGTAAAAAGCATGATGAACAAGAAATGGAAGGCGGGCAGATATATTGCATATTTTCAGGCATATACCAACACTTATGCTGCTGTTGAAACATTAAGAGAACGGTATTATTCCATTCTTAATCTGGAGGATGTGGTTGGCATTGCTGTGGCAACCAGACCAGACTGTCTTCCTATGGATGTGCTGGACCTTCTGGAAGAGATAAATTCCAAGACTTATTTGTGGGTGGAGCTAGGTTTGCAGACCATGCATGAAGGGACAGCCAAGCTCATTAACAGAGGCTATGGGCTGGATGCATATGTAGCTTCAGTAAAAGAGCTTAAGAAGCGCAATATAGAGGTTGTAACCCATGAAATACTGGGGCTGCCGGCAGAAAATAAGCAGGAAATGCTTCAGACGGTAGATTTTATAGCTAATACCGGGACTCAGGGTATAAAACTGCATCTGCTTCATCTTTTGAAGAACACCAAGCTGGTAGAGATGCACCAGCGTGGAGAGTTTCAGCTGATGTCAATGGAGGATTATGTCGAGACGGTAGTCGACTGCATTGAAAGGATACCTGAGAGCATGGTAATACATAGAATAACCGGCGACGGACCAAGAGATACTCTTATAGGTCCAGAATGGAGCCTGAAGAAATTTGAAGTAATAAATGCCATTGAGCATCTTATGATGGATAGAGATACCTGGCAGGGCAAAAAGTATACACCGAATAAAGATATACAGAATATATTTATATAA